The sequence below is a genomic window from Arthrobacter sp. U41.
GGCATCTGGCAGCTACGGGAAGAACTTGACTTTGGGACCGAACCTGACCACTGAGCCGCCCCTGCCCACCGAGCTGGCCCGGCTGAAACTGGAAGTCATCCGGAAGCGGATGGAATGGGGAAAGTCCCGCCGCTCCGGCGGGGGACTGCCGTCGCTGATGGCGATGCTGCTGTGGATGCTGGCGCGGTTCAACACCTTCCGTCCGCTGCGCGTCTTCCAGCACTACGGGCGCCAGCACGGCCCGCTGATGAGTGCCGGCATCGGGTTCAGGATGTTCTTCTCCGTCACGGGCCTGCTCGCCACCGGATTCTCCCTGGGCGGCCTCATCCTGAGAGGACAGCCTGCCCTGCTGGACCAGGTCATCCAGAGCGTTGCCCTGACGGCCCCCGGACTCCTGAAAGTGGACGGCAGCGAAGGGCTGGTCGATCCGCAGGAGCTGCTGAACCCCGCCGGACTCGGCTGGACCGCCGTGATCGCCGCGGCGGTGACGGTGGTGACGTCCCTGGGCTGGATCAGCGGCGTCCGTGACGGTGTGCGGGGCATGATGCAGTTCGGCCCGCGGGGGATGAACCCGGTCCTGCAGATCCTGCGCGACGCCGGCACCCTCCTGCTGCTCGGCGTGGCCCTGGTGATCAGCGCGGCCGCCTCACTGCTGTTCGGCACCGCGGCAGACTGGGTGACCGAACTGCTGCACCTTGATCCGCTGCTGGCCGGGCCCCTGACAACCTCGGTCACCATCCTGGTGCCGCTGCTGCTCGGCTGGGGTACCGCCCTGATCATGTTCCGGGTGGCCGCGGGGCTGAAACCGGCCCGGCGCGCACTCCTGGAAGGAACAATCCTGGCCGCGGCGGGTACCACCGTGCTGCAGATCTTCAGCACCCAGCTGCTGGCCAGCGCCACGAGGAACCCCATCCTGGCCCCCTTCGCCATCATCATCGGCCTGCTCATCTGGTTCAACCTGGTCAGCCAGGTGTACCTGATCTGCGCCTCGTGGGTGAAGATCCGCGAGGAGGACCTCAAGTTCGAACCGGCCAACAAAAAGACCGGGTGGGGGCCCCGCCAGGTCCAGCCGGGCAAAACTCCGGTGGACGCCGGCGAGAGCCGCCGACCGGCCCCCGCTACCCGCTGGCGTCGAGGTACTGATCGGCCCACGCCGAAATAATCTTCGCGGCACGCGCGGCCTGGCCCTTAGCCGTCAGCAGATGGTCGCTGCCCTCGAGCGACACGAAGCTGCGCGGATGCCGTGCGGTCCGGAAGATGGTGCTGGCGTTCTCGATCCCCACCGTGTTGTCAGTGGGGGAGTGCAGCACCAGCAACGGCTTTCCGAGCCGCCGGATGCAGTCCGTGAGGTCGGCCTTCTCCAGGTCCTCCACGAAGTGCCGGCGGATCTCCACCCGTTTGCCGCCCAGGTCCACTTCGGCGCTGCCCTCGCTGAGGATCCGGTCCAGGGCCGCGTCAAAAACGTGGGCCACATGCTTGGGCGAGAACGGGGCGCCCACGGTGGCGACGGCGTCGAGCTCCGGAATCTCCCGTGCGGCCGACAGCACCGCGGCCCCGCCAAAGGAATGACCCACCAGCAGTGACACCGGCCGGCCCGACTCACGCATGAATTCGGCCGCCTTCACGGTGTCCGCCACCTTGTGGCTGAAGGAACCCTCCGACCAGAGCCCGGCGGATTCGCCGAGGCCAAGGTTGTCGAAGCGGAGCATGCCCACCCCGTTGTCCGCCAGTGCCTTGCACACCCGGGAGGCCGAGGGGCTGTCCTTGCCCAGCGTGAAGCCGTGCGAGAACACGCCCCAGCCTTTCACCGGCCCCTCGGGGACGTCCACGATGCCGGAGAGGATTTCGCCGGTGGAACCCGGGAAGGAGACTTTTTCGGAGCGGGACACGGGAACCCTTTCTTTGGTGCTGCCGACGACGACGGCGCCCCCACCTGAAAGGTGGGAGGCGCCGTCGTCGTGCTTCTTCTGGTTCTGACTAACCAGGTTCTGGCTCTTTAGATTCTTGCGAACCAGCCGCTAGATCTTGCGGGACAGGATGGCCTGCTTGACCTCGGCGATGGCCTGCGTGACCTGGATGCCGCGGGGGCATGCTTCGGTGCAGTTGAAGGTGGTGCGGCAGCGCCACACGCCTTCCTTGTCGTTGAGGATCTCCAGGCGCATGTCGCCGGCATCATCGCGGGAATCGAAGATGAAGCGGTGCGCGTTGACGATGGCCGCGGGGCCGAAGTACTGGCCGTCGGTCCAGAACACCGGGCAGGATGAGGTGCACGCGGCGCAGAGGATGCACTTGGTGGTGTCGTCGAACCGTTCGCGGTCCTCGGCGGACTGCAGGCGTTCCTTGGTGGGCTCGTGGCCGCGGTTGATCAGGAACGGCATGACCTCGCGGAAGGACTGGAAGAACGGCTCCATGTCCACGATCAGGTCCTTCTCCACCGGGAGGCCCTTGATCGGCTCGACCGTGATGGGCTTGGACGTGTCCAGGTCCTTCAGCAGGGTCTTGCAGGCGAGGCGGTTGCGGCCGTTGATGCGCATGGCATCGGAACCACAGACACCGTGCGCACAGGACCGGCGGAAGGAGACGCTGCCGTCGATTTCCCACTTGATCTTGTGCAGGGCGTCCAGGACGCGGTCGGTGCCGTACATGGTGACCTTGAAGTCATCCCAGGTGGACTCGTCGGAGACCTCCGGGTTGTAGCGGCGCACGCGCAGGGTCACGTCGAAGGACGGGATCTCCCCGCCGCCTCCGATGTGGGCGGGCAGTTCGATCTTGGAGGCTGGCTCAGCAAGTTCAGCGGTCATCTTAGTACTTCCTCACCATCGGCTCGTAGCGCGTAAAGACCACCGGTTTGGTGGCAAGCCGGATGCCGGCTGTGGTAGCTGCGGGTCCCGCGGCCCCGTCCGCCGGAGCCAGGTCTTCCTTGTACGCCATGGAGTGCTTCATGAATTTTTCGTCGTCGCGCTCGGGGAAGTCCTCGCGGAAGTGCCCGCCGCGGGATTCCTCGCGGTGCAGGGCCGCCACGGTCATGACCTTGGCGAGTTCGAGCAGGAAGCCCAGTTCCACGGCCTCCAGCAGGTCCAGGTTGAAGCGCTTGCCCTTGTCCTGGACGCTGATGCGCTGGTACCGCTCCTCGAAGGAGGCGATGTCCGTCAGGACCTGGTTCAGCGTCTCGGCGGTGCGGAACACCTGCATGTTGGCATCCATCGTGTCCTGCAGTTCCTTGCGGATCGCAGCGACCTTCTCGGTGCCGTCCGAGGTGCGGACGTGGTCCAGCAGGTCCAGCGTGTAGGCCTCCGGGTCAACGGGGAGTTCCACGAAGTCCGCGGTCTTGGCGTACTCCGCGGCGGCGATGCCGGCGCGCTTGCCGAAGACGTTGATGTCCAGCAGCGAGTTGGTCCCCAGCCGGTTGGAACCGTGCACGGAGACACAGGCCACCTCACCGGCGGCGTAGAGGCCCGGGACGACCGTGTCGTTGTCCTGGAGCACTTCGGCGGTGATGTTGGTCGGGATGCCGCCCATGGCGTAATGCGCCGTCGGGAAGACCGGAACCGGCTCCGTGTACGGCTCGACACCGAGGTAGGTGCGGGCGAACTCGGTGATGTCCGGCAGCTTGGCGTCGATGTGCGCCGGCTCAAGGTGGGTCAGGTCCAAAAGGACGTAGTCCTTGTTCGGACCGCAGCCGCGTCCCTCACGGACTTCGTTGGCCATGGAGCGGGCCACGATGTCGCGGGGGGCGAGGTCCTTGATGGTCGGGGCGTAGCGTTCCATAAAGCGCTCACCCTCGGAGTTGCGCAGGATCGCGCCCTCGCCGCGGGCAGCCTCGGAGAGGAGGATGCCCAGGCCTGCGAGGCCTGTCGGGTGGAACTGGAAGAACTCCATGTCCTCCAGCGGGATGCCGCGGCGGAACGCGATGCCCATGCCGTCACCGGTGAGGGTGTGGGCGTTGGACGTGGTCTTGAAGACCTTGCCGGCACCGCCGGAGGCGAAGACCACGGACTTGGCCTGGAACACGTGCAGCTCGCCGGAGGCGAGGTCGTAGGACACGACGCCGGCGACGCGCTTCTGCTTGTACGGCGTGCCGTCCTCGCGGACAGCGTCTTCCTCGACGGTCAGCAGGTCCAGGACGTAGTACTCGTTGTAGAACTCGACGTTGTGCTTGACGCAGTTTTGGTACAGGGTCTGCAGGATCATGTGGCCGGTACGGTCGGCGGCGTAGCAGGCGCGGCGGACCGGAGCCTTGCCGTGGTCGCGGGTGTGGCCACCGAACCGGCGCTGGTCGATGCGGCCCTCGGGCGTGCGGTTGAACGGCAGGCCCATCTTTTCCAGGTCCAGGACGGCGTCGATCGCTTCCTTCGCCATGACCTCGGCGGCGTCCTGGTCAACCAGGTAGTCGCCGCCCTTGATGGTGTCGAAGGTGTGCCACTCCCAGTTGTCTTCCTCGACGTTGGCCAGCGCTGCGCACATGCCGCCCTGCGCCGCGCCGGTGTGGGAGCGGGTGGGGTACAGCTTGGTCAGTACTGCTGTTCGGGCGCGCTGACCTGATTCGATCGCCGCGCGCATCCCGGCGCCACCGGCACCGACGATGACGACGTCGTACTTATGGACCTGCATACCAGACGCTCTTTCTCTCAAAATTCGCTAACAACACCGGCCGGCGGAGCCAGCCCGGTGAAACCTCGTGGAAATCCCTTGCCCGCACCGGGCAGGCAAGGGATCGGTTGCCGCTGGGGCTGCGCCGCTACGGCGCGGGGCAGAACCCGCCGGGAAGCTGGACACCATTGACCACGGGGCACGGGTCAAAGGTGAAGATGACCAGGGTGCCCAGGATGATGATGACGGTGGTGGCCGCGTAGAGCACGACCTTCAGCCACAGACGCGTCGCGTCCTTCTCGGCGTAGTCGTTGATGATGGTGCGCACCCCGTTGGTGCCGTGCAGCATGGCAAGCCACAGCATGGCCAGGTCCCAGATCTGCCAGAACGGGTCGGCCCACTTGCCGGCCACGAAGCCGAAGTCGATCGCTTGGATGCCCTCGCCGACCAGCAGGTTCACGGTGAGGTGTCCGAAGATCAGAACGACCAGGACGACGCCGGAAAGCCGCATGAAAAGCCACGCCAGCATTTCGAAGTTGCCCTTGGAACTGCCGTTGCGGCGGTACTGCGGTGCAATCCGGTTGCTGCCGACCTTGGCAGCACTGCGCGGGCTCTGAATTTCAGTTGCACTCATGGCTAGTGACCTCCAAGGGCGAGGGAAAGGTGGCGGATGGAGAAGCCCACCATGACGACCGCCCAGAGAATGAGCACCGTCCACAGCATCTGGCGCTGGTACTTCGCGCCCTTCTTCCAGAAGTCGACGGCGATGATCCGCAGGCCGTTGAAGGCATGGAACACGATCGCTGCGACAAGGCCCGTTTCACCCAGGGCCATCAGGGGGTTCTTGTAGGCACCAATCACGGCGGTGTAGGCCTCGGGGGACACACGCACCAATGAGGTGTCCAGCACATGGACCAACAAGAAGAAAAAGATCACTACACCGGTAATGCGATGTCCAACCCAGGACCACATGCCTTCACGGCCGCGGTACAAGGTGCCAGCTGGTTTTGTCGGCACTGAATAAACCTCCCTGCAACACAGCGGCGCTGGCATGGGATCCACGCGGGGGGAACGCCTGCTGCGAGAGCACTCGTAAGCTCAAGCCTAAATCTAGGCTTCGCTGTCAGCTTATTCAATTCAGCCACCCGTTGGTGACGGCGCCCGGCGTGGTTTTCGTCCGGTTTTGAGACGAACGCCACATTCCGTTGCCCGACGGGAACGCTCCGGTTGCTCCCGGACTGCGGCAGCCGGGCGCCGCACTGTGTCGTGTCCGACACCGGATCAGGGACGGCCGCACGACGTTCGGCTAAAGTGGCGGTGATGAATACAGACAAAGCGACAAACCAGGACTCACCACAGGGCTCGGCCCTGGACCGATTTATTGCGGTGATTCCGGCAGGCGGGGTGGGGACCCGTCTCTGGCCTCTGTCGCGGGCTGCAGCCCCCAAGTTCCTGCACGACCTCACCGGATCGGGCAGTACCCTGCTCAGGTCCACCTACGACCGGCTTGAGCCGCTCGCCGGTAAGCATATGCTCGTGGTCACCGGAAGGGCGCACCGCGACGCGGTCTGCCGCCAGCTTCCCGAGATTGACGAGGCGGACCTGGTGCTGGAGAGCGAGCCCAAGGACTCCGGCGCCGCCATCGGCCTGGCCGCGGCGATCCTGCACGAGCGGGACCCGGACACCATCATGGGATCCTTCGCGGCGGACCAGGTCATCAGCCCCGACGGGCTCTTCCACGAGGCCGTCAGGGAGGCCATCCACGCGGCCGCCGCCGGCAAGATTGTCACCATCGGGATCAAGCCCACGCACCCCTCCACCGGCTTCGGCTACATCCGGGCCGGGAAGAACCTCGGTGTGGCCGGGGCCCCCAGCGCCCAGGCAGTCGTCGAGTTCGTGGAGAAACCCAGCGAAGAGGTCGCCCAGGAATATCTCGACAGCGGAGAATACGTCTGGAACGCCGGCATGTTCGTGGCTCCCGTCTCGCTGATGCTCAAGCACCTCGAAGCCAACCAGCCCGAGCTTTTCGCCGGAGTGCAGGAAATCGCCCAGGCCTGGGACACCCCGCAGCGCGATGAGGTCCAGGCGCGCATCTGGCCCACCCTGCCCAAGATCGCGATTGACTACGCCGTGGCCGAACCCGCAGCCGCCGCGGGCGACGTCGCCGTCGTCCCCGGTACCTTCCGCTGGGACGACGTCGGGGACTTCGCCTCGGTGGGCCGGCTCAACAGCGCCAAAGAGGTCAAGGACGTCACCGTGATCGGGGAGGGCGCCCGCGTCTTCACCGAGGACGCGAGCGGCGTCGTGGTCTCCGATACCAAGCGGGTGATCGCGCTGATCGGCATCAAGGACGTCGTTGTGGTGGATACCCCCGATGCCCTGCTGGTGATGCACAAGGAACACTCCCAGCGCGTGAAGCAGGCCGTGGATGCCCTCAAGGCCAGCGGCGACACGGACGTCCTCTAGTCCCGGGCCGGCTTCCGGCGGCGTACGGTCCTGCCGCGGCCCGTCCGGGCGGGGGTCCTGCTGCCGCGGGCGTCCCACCGGCCCGTCCGCAGGCGGGCGCAACTGTTTGCCGAACCGTAACGCGCCGTACCGGATGCCGCTATTCTTTGTGCGCTCGCTAGAGTTATGCCGTGCGCAACTACTCAACTGAAGCTCAGCCCACCACCCTGGTGCGGCCGTGGCTCGAGCCTCTGCTCCCGGAACTGATCGCCTTCCGCCGGGACCTGCACGCGCACCCGGAGCTCTCCTTCAAGGAGTTCCGCACCACGGACAAGCTCGTGCAGCGCCTCGAGGAGGCCGGACTCAAGCCCCGGCGCCTCGAAGGCACAGGCCTGACGGTGGACATCGGAGACGGTCCGATCGCCACCGCCCTGCGCGGGGACATTGACGCCCTGCCCATCATCGAAGAAACGGGTCTCCCGTTCGCCTCGAAGAACCACGGTGTCACCCACGCCTGCGGCCACGATGTGCACACCGCCACCATGCTCGGCGCGGCCCTGGTCCTGCAGCGGATGCACGAGGAGTCGCCCCTGCGCGGCTCCGTGCGGATCATCTTCCAGCCCGCCGAGGAAACCATGCCCGGCGGCGCCCAGAGCTGCATCGAACAGGGCGTCCTCGAGGGTGTTCCCCGGATCCTGGCCCTGCACTGCGACCCCCGGATCGAAGTGGGCAGGATCGGCACCCGGATCGGCGCCATCACCTCCGCCTCGGACACCATCAAGATCGAACTGACCGGCCGCGGCGGCCACACGTCACGCCCGCACCTGACCGAAGAGCTCATCTTCGCGCTGGCGCAGATCGCCATCAACGTTCCGGCCGTGCTCTCCCGCCGCGTCGACGTCCGCAGCGGCGTCTCCGTGGTCTGGGGCCACATCTCCGCCGGTTCCGCCCCCAACGCGATCCCGGCCAGCGGCTACATGGCGGGCACCATGCGCTGCCTGGACCGCGACGCCTGGCACGACGCCGGGGAAATCCTCGACGAGGTCGTGCAGCAGATCGCGGCACCGTACGGCGTCGATGTGCACCTGGAGCACACCCGCGGCGTGCCTCCCGTGGTGAACTCCGAACACGAAACCGCCCTGATCGAGGCCGCGGCCCGCGCCGAGCTCGGTGAAGGCGCCGTGGTCCTGACCCCGCAGTCCATGGGCGGCGAAGACTTCGCCTGGTTCCTCGCGGACCTCCCGGGCGCCATGATGCGCCTCGGCACCAAGACCCCCGGCGGCGAGGAGTACGACCTGCACCGCGGCGACTACATCGTGGACGAACGCGCCCTGGGTCTGGGCATCCAGGTCCTCACCGCGGCCGCCCTGCGCACCCTCCGCGACCTCTAGGCCACCGCCCACCAATCGCGACCTTCCGCCCCCCGCCAACTAAGTTGTGCACAATTCAATTGTGTACTATCGTATTTCCATGACCAATGCTCCCCGCCTGAACCGGCAGCTGTGCTTCGCGATGTACTCCGCGTCCCGGGCAGCCACGGCGGCGTACCGGCCGATGCTCGACGAGCTTGGCCTGACCTACCCGCAGTACCTCGTCATGCTGGTGCTCTGGGAAGAGGAACCGCGCAGCGTCCGCGAACTGGGGGAGGAACTGGGCCTCGACTCCGGCACGCTCTCCCCGCTGCTCAAGCGGCTCGAAGCCCTGGGCCTGGTGGAACGGCGGCGGTCGGCCGAGGACGAACGCCGGGTTGAGGTCTTCCTCACCGACGCCGGCACCGCGCTCAGCGCCCGGGCCACCGGCATCCCGCAGCGGCTCGCGGACGCCGCCGGACTCCCGCCCGCTGAACTTGACCAGCTCCGCGAGACCCTGGACAGGCTGACCGCCGCGCTGCACGGCTCCCACTGAGCTGCGCGGCGCCCGCTGACACCAACTGACCTGCACTGACTTCCACGCAAACGCAACAGATCGGATCCCCCATGAAGTCGCTTTACACTGCCGAGGCGCTGGCCTCGGGCGAAGGCCGCGACGGCACCGCGGTCACCAAGGACGGCAAGCTCAGTGTGAACCTGGCCAGCCCGGTGGAGCTCGGCGGCAACGGCGAAGGCACCAACCCCGAGCAGCTTTTCGCGGCCGGGTACGCGGCCTGCTTCCACTCGGCCCTGCGGCTGGTCGGCCGCCAGACGAAGGCGGACCTGACGGATTCCGCCGTCGCCGCCAAAATCCACCTGGGCGCCCTCGCCGACGGACCGGGCTACGGCATCGCCGCGGAACTTGAGATCGCGCTGCCTTCCGTCGACCGAAAAACTGCCGAGGACCTCGTGGCCAGGGCGCACGAAGTCTGCCCCTACTCCAACGCCACCCGCGGCAACATCACCGTCGACATCAAGATCCTGGAGGTCGCCGCATGAGCCCCGCCGCCGAAACCGCCGCGCTCCCCGGCAGCACCCGCGAGATCCAGCTGGCGTCGCGTCCGCACGGACGCCCCGTGCCGGAGAACTTCCGCCTGGCCGAGACGGCGCTGCCTGAACTCCAGGACGGCCAGGTCCTGGTCCGCAACCTCTATGTCTCGGTGGATCCCTACATGCGCGGCCGGATGAACGACGTCAAGTCCTACTCGGCGCCCTTTGCCCTCGACACCGCACTGGACGGCGGCGCTGTCGGCGAGATCATCGCGTCCCGGTCCGCCGACCGCACTGTGGGCGACGCCGTCGTCCACTCCCTCGGCTGGCGCGAATATGCCGTGCTCGACGCCGGAGCGACCACCCCCGCCCGCACCGACCTGGCCCCCGCGCCGGCGTTCCTCGGCGCGCTGGGCATGACCGGCCTGACCGCCTACGCGGGCCTGCTCAAGGTGGCCGGTTTCAAGGCCGGCGAAGTCGTCTTCGTCTCGGGCGCGGCAGGTGCCGTCGGCTCCCTGGTAGGCCAGATCGCCAAAGCCATGGGTGCGTCGCGGGTCATCGGCAGCGCAGGCTCCGCGGAAAAGGTGGCCCGGCTGCTGGAGCTCGGCTTCGACGCGGCGTTCAACTACCGCGACGGCCCGGTCGCGGGGCAGCTCGCCGCGGCCGCGGGCGAACGCGGGATCGACGTGTACTTCGACAACGTCGGCGGGGAACACCTTGAAGCCGCCCTGTCGGCGCTCACCGTCGGCGGCCGGGTGGCCATGTGCGGCGCCATCTCGCAGTACAACTCAACCGAGCCCACACCGGCTCCGCGAAACCTTGCGGTGGCCATCGGCAAACAACTGACCCTCCAGGGTTTCCTGGTCAGCGGCTACTGGCAGCATCTGGCCGAGTTCGTGGAGACCATGTCCGGCTGGCTCGCAGACGGCACCGTGCGGTATGACGAGACTATTGTGGACGGACTGGAAAACGCCCCTCAGGCCTTTATGGATCTGCTGGACGGCGCCAACACCGGCAAGATGCTGGTCCGGATTTAGGGGCACGACTTCCCAGGCTGACAGCAGCAAACCCCGCACCGGAGAAGCCGTGCGGGGTTTGCTGTCGCTACCGGTTGGTAACAAGTTCTGAACAATCTGCGGAATCGCTGTGAAGTGTGCTACTTCGACGTGTCACAGGACACTATTGTTTCTTTCATCAGTGCGCCTCGGCGCAGTGCTGCGAAATCCATCAGTGAAAACAGCGTTTCAGCGGCAACCCCGCCAACAGACACTCATTGAGCTCCGTCGTAGCGCCTACTCTTTCTTCCTGGAGGAAAATTGAAGAACTCTCTGCGTGCAACCTTCAAGCGCGGTTCAATTGCCGGAGTCGCCACCGCAGGTGCGGCGGCCCTGCTGCTGACCGGCTGCGGGGCCGCCCCGACGGCCAGCAGCACCGCCACCGCGACGGCCAGTGACTACACCGGCTGCATCGTTTCGGACTCGGGTGGATTCGACGACCAGTCCTTCAACCAGTCCTCCTACGAGGGCCTGAAGAAGGCTGAGAAGGACCTGGGCATCAAGGTCAACCAGGCCGAGTCCAAGACCAACAACGACTTCGAGCCCAACCTCCGCGCCATGGTCACCGCCGGCTGCGACCTGACCGTCACGGTCGGGTTCCTGCTCGGCGACGCCACCAAGGCCCAGGCCGAGGCCAACCCGAACAGCCACTTCGCGATCGTCGACTACGGCTACGATCCCGCCGTCGCCAACGTCAAGCCCATCATCTACGACACCGCGCAGGCAGCCTTCCTCGCCGGCTACGCGGCCGCGGGCACCACCAAGACCGGTACCGTCGGCACTTTCGGTGGCATCAAACTCCCCACCGTGACCATCTTCATGGACGGCTTCGTGGACGGCGTGAAGTACTACAACGAGAAAAAGAGCAAGGACGTCAAGGTTCTTGGCTGGGACAAGGCCAAGCAGGACGGTTCCTTCACCGGTGACTTCGAAAAGCAGGACAAGGGCAAGCAGCTGACCCAGAACTTCCTGGACCAGGGCGCCGACATCGTGATGCCTGTCGCCGGACCCGTCGGCAAGGGCGCGGGCGCAGCCCTGAAGGAAGCCAAGGCAGCAGGCAAGGACGTCAAGCTCATCTGGGTTGACTCCGACGGCTTCCTTACGGCACCGGAGTACAAGGACCTGATGCTGACCTCCGTGATGAAGCAGATGGGCGAGGCAGTGGAGAACGTCGTGAAGGAAGACAAGGACGGCAAGTTCAACAACACGCCGTACGTTGGCACCCTCGCGAACGACGGCGTGCAGCTGGCGCCGTTCCACGACATGGACTCCAAGGTTCCCGCCGAGCTCAAGACCGAGCTGGACCAGATCAAGAAGGACATCGCCGACGGCACGCTGAAGGTTGAATCCGCAGCCAGCCCGAAGGTCTAACTCACGCCGCTAAGCGCCACGGCCCGTCCGGTCATCCACCGCACGGGCTGTGGCGCTTTTCGTTGAGCAGCCCGGCTCCGCACCCGGCTGCAGGCACTAGGCTGTTGCTGCAGCCCCATCATCCGTCCGGGCAAGGTCCGCCGGACACTCGAGATTGGTCAGGGTTTTGAAACTTGAACTCAAGGGGATCACCAAACGCTTTGGCTCCCTGGTAGCCAACGATCACATCGACGTGGTTGTTGAACCCGGGCAGATTCACTGTCTGCTCGGCGAAAACGGCGCTGGCAAGTCCACGCTGATGAACGTCCTGTATGGACTGTACGAGCCCACCGAGGGCCAGATCCTCGTCGACGGCAAACCCGTCACCTTCCGCGGTCCGGGGGACGCCATGGCCGCGGGCATCGGCATGGTGCACCAGCACT
It includes:
- a CDS encoding YihY/virulence factor BrkB family protein gives rise to the protein MEWGKSRRSGGGLPSLMAMLLWMLARFNTFRPLRVFQHYGRQHGPLMSAGIGFRMFFSVTGLLATGFSLGGLILRGQPALLDQVIQSVALTAPGLLKVDGSEGLVDPQELLNPAGLGWTAVIAAAVTVVTSLGWISGVRDGVRGMMQFGPRGMNPVLQILRDAGTLLLLGVALVISAAASLLFGTAADWVTELLHLDPLLAGPLTTSVTILVPLLLGWGTALIMFRVAAGLKPARRALLEGTILAAAGTTVLQIFSTQLLASATRNPILAPFAIIIGLLIWFNLVSQVYLICASWVKIREEDLKFEPANKKTGWGPRQVQPGKTPVDAGESRRPAPATRWRRGTDRPTPK
- a CDS encoding alpha/beta hydrolase family protein encodes the protein MSRSEKVSFPGSTGEILSGIVDVPEGPVKGWGVFSHGFTLGKDSPSASRVCKALADNGVGMLRFDNLGLGESAGLWSEGSFSHKVADTVKAAEFMRESGRPVSLLVGHSFGGAAVLSAAREIPELDAVATVGAPFSPKHVAHVFDAALDRILSEGSAEVDLGGKRVEIRRHFVEDLEKADLTDCIRRLGKPLLVLHSPTDNTVGIENASTIFRTARHPRSFVSLEGSDHLLTAKGQAARAAKIISAWADQYLDASG
- a CDS encoding succinate dehydrogenase iron-sulfur subunit, encoding MTAELAEPASKIELPAHIGGGGEIPSFDVTLRVRRYNPEVSDESTWDDFKVTMYGTDRVLDALHKIKWEIDGSVSFRRSCAHGVCGSDAMRINGRNRLACKTLLKDLDTSKPITVEPIKGLPVEKDLIVDMEPFFQSFREVMPFLINRGHEPTKERLQSAEDRERFDDTTKCILCAACTSSCPVFWTDGQYFGPAAIVNAHRFIFDSRDDAGDMRLEILNDKEGVWRCRTTFNCTEACPRGIQVTQAIAEVKQAILSRKI
- the sdhA gene encoding succinate dehydrogenase flavoprotein subunit; the encoded protein is MQVHKYDVVIVGAGGAGMRAAIESGQRARTAVLTKLYPTRSHTGAAQGGMCAALANVEEDNWEWHTFDTIKGGDYLVDQDAAEVMAKEAIDAVLDLEKMGLPFNRTPEGRIDQRRFGGHTRDHGKAPVRRACYAADRTGHMILQTLYQNCVKHNVEFYNEYYVLDLLTVEEDAVREDGTPYKQKRVAGVVSYDLASGELHVFQAKSVVFASGGAGKVFKTTSNAHTLTGDGMGIAFRRGIPLEDMEFFQFHPTGLAGLGILLSEAARGEGAILRNSEGERFMERYAPTIKDLAPRDIVARSMANEVREGRGCGPNKDYVLLDLTHLEPAHIDAKLPDITEFARTYLGVEPYTEPVPVFPTAHYAMGGIPTNITAEVLQDNDTVVPGLYAAGEVACVSVHGSNRLGTNSLLDINVFGKRAGIAAAEYAKTADFVELPVDPEAYTLDLLDHVRTSDGTEKVAAIRKELQDTMDANMQVFRTAETLNQVLTDIASFEERYQRISVQDKGKRFNLDLLEAVELGFLLELAKVMTVAALHREESRGGHFREDFPERDDEKFMKHSMAYKEDLAPADGAAGPAATTAGIRLATKPVVFTRYEPMVRKY
- a CDS encoding succinate dehydrogenase hydrophobic membrane anchor subunit; translated protein: MSATEIQSPRSAAKVGSNRIAPQYRRNGSSKGNFEMLAWLFMRLSGVVLVVLIFGHLTVNLLVGEGIQAIDFGFVAGKWADPFWQIWDLAMLWLAMLHGTNGVRTIINDYAEKDATRLWLKVVLYAATTVIIILGTLVIFTFDPCPVVNGVQLPGGFCPAP
- the sdhC gene encoding succinate dehydrogenase, cytochrome b556 subunit — translated: MWSWVGHRITGVVIFFFLLVHVLDTSLVRVSPEAYTAVIGAYKNPLMALGETGLVAAIVFHAFNGLRIIAVDFWKKGAKYQRQMLWTVLILWAVVMVGFSIRHLSLALGGH
- a CDS encoding mannose-1-phosphate guanylyltransferase; the protein is MNTDKATNQDSPQGSALDRFIAVIPAGGVGTRLWPLSRAAAPKFLHDLTGSGSTLLRSTYDRLEPLAGKHMLVVTGRAHRDAVCRQLPEIDEADLVLESEPKDSGAAIGLAAAILHERDPDTIMGSFAADQVISPDGLFHEAVREAIHAAAAGKIVTIGIKPTHPSTGFGYIRAGKNLGVAGAPSAQAVVEFVEKPSEEVAQEYLDSGEYVWNAGMFVAPVSLMLKHLEANQPELFAGVQEIAQAWDTPQRDEVQARIWPTLPKIAIDYAVAEPAAAAGDVAVVPGTFRWDDVGDFASVGRLNSAKEVKDVTVIGEGARVFTEDASGVVVSDTKRVIALIGIKDVVVVDTPDALLVMHKEHSQRVKQAVDALKASGDTDVL
- a CDS encoding amidohydrolase; this translates as MRNYSTEAQPTTLVRPWLEPLLPELIAFRRDLHAHPELSFKEFRTTDKLVQRLEEAGLKPRRLEGTGLTVDIGDGPIATALRGDIDALPIIEETGLPFASKNHGVTHACGHDVHTATMLGAALVLQRMHEESPLRGSVRIIFQPAEETMPGGAQSCIEQGVLEGVPRILALHCDPRIEVGRIGTRIGAITSASDTIKIELTGRGGHTSRPHLTEELIFALAQIAINVPAVLSRRVDVRSGVSVVWGHISAGSAPNAIPASGYMAGTMRCLDRDAWHDAGEILDEVVQQIAAPYGVDVHLEHTRGVPPVVNSEHETALIEAAARAELGEGAVVLTPQSMGGEDFAWFLADLPGAMMRLGTKTPGGEEYDLHRGDYIVDERALGLGIQVLTAAALRTLRDL
- a CDS encoding MarR family winged helix-turn-helix transcriptional regulator → MTNAPRLNRQLCFAMYSASRAATAAYRPMLDELGLTYPQYLVMLVLWEEEPRSVRELGEELGLDSGTLSPLLKRLEALGLVERRRSAEDERRVEVFLTDAGTALSARATGIPQRLADAAGLPPAELDQLRETLDRLTAALHGSH
- a CDS encoding organic hydroperoxide resistance protein — its product is MKSLYTAEALASGEGRDGTAVTKDGKLSVNLASPVELGGNGEGTNPEQLFAAGYAACFHSALRLVGRQTKADLTDSAVAAKIHLGALADGPGYGIAAELEIALPSVDRKTAEDLVARAHEVCPYSNATRGNITVDIKILEVAA